A window from Engraulis encrasicolus isolate BLACKSEA-1 chromosome 13, IST_EnEncr_1.0, whole genome shotgun sequence encodes these proteins:
- the arsh gene encoding arylsulfatase D has product MERPCLWKLTPGLLILIASVKCCAGLKNDDLGMKPNFVLIMVDDLGIGDIGCFGNDTIRTPNIDKLALDGVKLTQHIAAAPLCTPSRAAFMTGRYALRSGLGATGRVQVILFLGGSGGLPPTETTFAKLLQKEGYTTGIVGKWHLGVNCESRSDHCHHPNNHGFDYFYGLPFTLFNDCKGGEGSDVLVDVQMKLRDLTVLAGLAVFTVVFVRVVGLFEVSGKVIVSLAVLWVLAFGVWYMPFRLHTWNCIIMRNQEVVEQPMVLETLTERLIKEAEQFVETNQHKPFMLFLSLAHVHTPLFISKDFAGKSKHGLYGDNVEEVDWMVGRMVDAIERLHLSDRTLMYFTSDHGGFIEDSDARGQKGGWNGIYRGGKAMGGWEGGIRVPGIFRWPGRLAAGKVIDEPTSLMDVYPTLVNLAGAHLPKDRILDGHDLMPLLEGRTERSEHEFMFHYCGQYLNAVRWHPPGSAAVFKVHFFTPNFSPPGAGGCYDIGICMCHEEFVTYHDPPLMFDLAADPSEGNPLTVDTEPRYAEVLQRISAAVEEHSGTLQPAAPNQLSWENVLWRPWLQPCCGTFPFCSCAEGNTSSAAAATAA; this is encoded by the exons ATGGAGCGTCCATGCCTCTG GAAACTTACACCAGGACTCCTTATCCTTATTGCTTCTGTGAAATGCTGCGCTGGGCTGAAGAATGATGACCTTGGGATGAAACCTAACTTTGTTCTGATAATGGTTGACGACCTGGGTATTGGAGACATTGGCTGCTTTGGGAATGACACAATCAG GACCCCGAACATTGACAAACTGGCGCTTGATGGGGTGAAACTGACTCAACACATTGCAGCAGCACCATTGTGCACCCCCAGCAGAGCTGCATTCATGACAGGACGTTACGCCCTGCGTTCAG GGCTTGGGGCTACGGGGAGAGTGCAGGTTATCCTTTTTTTGGGCGGCTCCGGCGGACTCCCTCCCACGGAGACAACTTTTGCCAAACTCCTGCAGAAAGAGGGCTACACGACTGGTATTGTTG GGAAATGGCACTTGGGGGTAAATTGTGAGAGCAGGAGTGACCACTGCCACCATCCCAACAACCATGGATTTGACTACTTCTATGGCCTTCCCTTTACCCTCTTCAACGACTGCAAGGGCGGAGAGGGTTCAGATGTGTTAGTTGACGTACAAATGAAGCTGCGGGATCTGACAGTGCTCGCTGGTCTGGCTGTGTTCACTGTGGTTTTCGTACGTGTCGTTGGCCTGTTTGAGGTCAGTGGAAAAGTGATTGTGTCACTGGCTGTGCTCTGGGTGCTGGCTTTCGGGGTGTGGTACATGCCGTTTCGGCTCCACACCTGGAACTGTATCATCATGAGGAACCAAGAGGTGGTGGAGCAGCCTATGGTTCTCGAAACGCTAACCGAGCGCCTCATCAAAGAAGCTGAGCAGTTCGTCGAAAC GAACCAGCACAAGCCCTTCATGCTCTTTCTGTCACTTGCACATGTGCACACCCCACTCTTCATATCCAAAGACTTTGCGGGAAAGAGCAAGCATGGGCTCTACGGGGATAATGTTGAGGAGGTGGACTGGATGGTTG GGCGGATGGTGGATGCCATTGAAAGACTTCACCTCTCAGACAGGACGTTGATGTACTTCACATCAGACCATGGGGGATTCATAGAGGACTCTGATGCCCGTGGACAGAAGGGTGGCTGGAATGGAATTTATAGAG GTGGGAAAGCCATGGGTGGCTGGGAGGGGGGAATCCGTGTGCCCGGAATATTCCGCTGGCCAGGACGGCTGGCTGCTGGAAAGGTGATTGACGAGCCAACCAGCCTCATGGATGTTTATCCCACACTGGTGAACCTCGCTGGAGCACATCTCCCCAAGGACAG AATCCTTGACGGGCACGATCTGATGCCACTGCTGGAGGGCAGAACGGAGCGCTCTGAACACGAGTTCATGTTCCATTACTGTGGACAGTACCTGAATGCTGTGCGTTGGCATCCTCCAGGCA GCGCTGCTGTCTTCAAAGTGCACTTTTTCACCCCCAACTTCTCCCCACCTGGAGCCGGCGGTTGCTATGACATCGGAATCTGCATGTGTCACGAAGAATTTGTCACCTACCACGACCCGCCGCTGATGTTTGATCTAGCCGCGGACCCGTCTGAAGGCAATCCTCTCACCGTCGACACTGAGCCCCGCTACGCGGAGGTGCTGCAGAGGATCAGTGCAGCGGTGGAGGAGCACAGTGGCACCCTGCAGCCCGCCGCCCCGAACCAGCTCTCCTGGGAGAACGTGCTGTGGCGGCCGTGGCTGCAGCCCTGCTGTGGCACCTTCCCATTCTGCTCCTGTGCGGAGGGGAACACAAGCTCAGCTGCGGCTGCAACCGCAGCATGA